TGAAACACAGGCATATTACCAGGTTTTTGCTGAAAAATGGGGATTTATTCCAAATCTGAGTATCATCGACATGCTTTTTAACCTTGGTAACGAAACAAGGCTTTACTTGATCAAATATCCCTACATACCGGATAACTTGCCGAAAATAACGAATTCATGATAGATATCGGCTTTATTTCAATTCATCACCATTTTTTCCTACTTTTGTAGGCTGAAGAAACAAGAGGTGTGCTCTTGACAGGATATATCAGTAAATGAACACTTTCTGAATTTGAATAAAACAATTATGACGCATCACAAGACAAGGGTACGCTTTGCCCCCAGCCCCACAGGCCCGCTGCATATCGGCGGGGTGCGCACGGCACTATACAACTATCTCTTTGCCAAACAACAGGGAGGAGATTTTATCCTGCGAATTGAAGATACTGACTCTTCCCGGTTTGTGCCGGGTGCGGAAGAGTATATCCAGGAAACATTCGACTGGTTGGGTCTTCCGTTTGACGAAAGCCCACTGAAAGGAGGAAGCTACGGGCCCTATAAACAGTCTCAACGAAAAGAGATCTACAAACAATATGTCAATGCTTTGCTTGATAAAGGGGCAGCCTATATCGCGTTCGACACACCGGAAGAGCTGGAAGCTAAAAGGGCGGAAATCTCTAATTTCCAGTATGACGCTTCTACCAGGGGTAAGATGCGTAACTCGCTTACGTTATCGGAAGAAGAGACTGTATCTTTGATAAAATCGGGTACACAATATGTTGTCCGCATTAAGATAGAGCCGAACCAGGAGATTATTGTCGACGATATGATCCGGGGCAAGGTAGTTATCAACTCTTCGGTACTTGACGACAAGGTGATCTATAAATCAGCGGATGAACTACCTACCTATCACCTGGCCAATGTGGTGGATGACCACCTGATGGAAATAACCCATGTGATTCGTGGAGAGGAATGGCTTCCTTCGGCTCCCTTGCATGTATGGCTTTACCGAAGCTTAGGATGGGAAGACGATATGCCAAAATTTGCCCACCTGCCGCTCCTGCTTAAACCGGAAGGAAACGGCAAACTGAGTAAACGCGATGGAGACCGTCTTGGCTTCCCCGTCTTTCCGCTACAATGGAATGACCCGAAAAGCGGTGAGATCTCATCAGGCTACCGCGAAAGCGGCTATCTAGCGGAAGCGGTCATCAATTTCCTTGCTTTTCTGGGATGGAATCCGGGTACGGAGCAGGAGATATTTTCCCTCAATGAGCTGGTGCAGGCATTCTCTTTCGAGAGATGCAGTAAAAACGGCGCTAAGTTCGATGTAGAAAAAGCCAAATGGTACAACCATCAGTATATCCTCAGAATGTCAGACAGCGATCTGGCAAAACTGTTTATGCCGGTCTTAGGAGAAAAG
This window of the Proteiniphilum saccharofermentans genome carries:
- the gltX gene encoding glutamate--tRNA ligase: MTHHKTRVRFAPSPTGPLHIGGVRTALYNYLFAKQQGGDFILRIEDTDSSRFVPGAEEYIQETFDWLGLPFDESPLKGGSYGPYKQSQRKEIYKQYVNALLDKGAAYIAFDTPEELEAKRAEISNFQYDASTRGKMRNSLTLSEEETVSLIKSGTQYVVRIKIEPNQEIIVDDMIRGKVVINSSVLDDKVIYKSADELPTYHLANVVDDHLMEITHVIRGEEWLPSAPLHVWLYRSLGWEDDMPKFAHLPLLLKPEGNGKLSKRDGDRLGFPVFPLQWNDPKSGEISSGYRESGYLAEAVINFLAFLGWNPGTEQEIFSLNELVQAFSFERCSKNGAKFDVEKAKWYNHQYILRMSDSDLAKLFMPVLGEKGISVSNDMVVKAIRLVKERIHFIGELWDQSYFFFVAPTGYDEKTVKKRWKEETPAQMKQLAALLEGTDDFSAKNQEKTVMDWIQQNQLHTGNVMNAFRLAIVGAGKGPHMFDITEVIGKEETLHRLEQAISTLP